The Halotia branconii CENA392 region TTTTGCAGCATAGTAGTAAGATAATCCCCGTTGCCATAAATATGGTGTTAAACGCGGGTCAAGTTTTTCTGCCATGTCAAAATCTGCAATAGATGCATTTATCTCAGCTAGTTTAAAATAAACCATACCCCTCTGCACGAAGATTCTAGGGTCATTGGCATAGCTGGAGATCAAATCGTTATAACGGATAAGTTCTTGTTCTAGACTATTGCTTAAGTTCATTATTTAAGTAGTTTGTAGTGAGGACTTTAGTCCTCTGTGCGAGACGCTATATAAACAAAAAAGGGCTAAAGCCCTGATTACGAAATCAATTACAATAATTTTACATTGCTTAATGTAGCTTAATTTGTTCCTGCCGACTTACTTAGTTATCATCCAAATAGCTTAGTTGCAGATTGCGTCAAAATATAATTAATGACGAATAAATGATTACTTATGCCAACTCCCCGCTTGCATCCAGACACAATTGAGGAAATTAAACAACGAGCTGACATTGTAGATGTTGTCTCAGAACATGTTGTCTTACGCAAGCGCGGTAAAGATTTTGTGGGATTGTGTCCTTTTCACGATGAAAAAAGCCCCAGCTTTACAGTCAGTCAGACAAAGCAAATGTATTATTGCTTCGGCTGTCAAGCTGGAGGAAACGCCATTAAATTTTTGATGGATTTGGAGAAACGCCAGTTTACAGAAGTTGTATTGGATTTAGCACGGCGTTACCAAGTAAACATACAAACCCTAGAACCTGAACAACGGCAACAATTGCAGCGTCAGTTGTCTTTACGCGAACAATTATATGAAGTTCTGGCTTCGACGGCACAATTTTATCAACATGCCCTAAGACAATCTGCACAACTAAAAGCAATTGAATATCTACAATCTAATCGCCAACTGAGAAAAGAAACAATCGAGCAGTTTGGCTTGGGTTATGCACCCGCAGGTTGGGAAACTCTCCATCGCTATTTGGTAGAAGATAAGCACTACCCAGTGCAATTAGTAGAAAAGGCGGGATTAATTAAGCCACGTAAACAAGGAGGTGGCTATTATGATGTATTTCGCGATCGCCTGATCATTCCCATCCGCGATGTGCAAGGGCGGGTAATTGCTTTTGGTGGGAGAACTCTTGGCGATGATCAACCCAAATATCTCAATTCACCAGAAACCGAACTTTTTAGTAAAGGTAAAACTTTATTTGCCCTAGATGAAGCCAAAGCTGGGATTTCTCAACTCGATCAAGCAGTAGTCGTAGAAGGATATTTTGATGCGATCGCTCTTCATGCTGCTGGGATTACTAATGCCGTTGCTTCCCTGGGTACAGCATTAAGTTTAGAACAAGTACGGCTGATATTACGCTACACCGAATCGAAACAATTAGTACTTAACTTTGATGCCGATAAAGCAGGCAATATTGCTGCCGAACGCGCGATCGGCGAAATTGCCGAACTAGCATATAAAGGGGAAGTTCAATTAAAAATTCTCAATATACCTGATGGTAAAGATGCTGATGAATACTTGTATAGTCACACTTCAGAAGACTATAAACAATTGTTGGCAAATGCCCCACTGTGGCTAGATTGGCAGATTCAGCAAATTACTCAAAACCGCGATTTAAGGCAGGCTACTGATTTCCAGCAAGTAACTCAACAAATAGTTAAGTTACTGAAAAATATAGCCAATAGTGATACACGTAACTATTACATTTCTCACTGTGCGGAAATTCTCAGCTTAGGAGATAGCAGACTGATACCTCTAAGAGTTGAAAATTTGCTCACTCAAATTGCTCCTACTAAGGCTATATATTCAAAGCCTGTCTCAGCAAAAAAAGCGTGGGGAGGTGCTGAAAAGCCTTCTCATTCAACACTCACCACAGATTACAGTCTTTTAGAACACGCGGAAGCTTTGTTACTCAGGATTTACTTGCATTGTCTTGAACAGCGTCAAGGGATTATTGACGAATTAGAAGAACAAGATTTGCAATTTAGCCTTTCTCACCATCGATTTTTGTGGCAACAGATTGTAGAAATAAAAGCAGAACAAATAGATTTAATCTCAACTCTGCAAAATAGATACCTACAATTGTCAGAAGACTTGGGAGTAGTGTCACATCTGTTTCATCTCAACGAGAAATGGAAAAAAGAAATAATGCGGACTCCGCAAGTAGTTCAAGCTGCGATCGCTTGCATGAATTTGGTGATGATTGAAAAACGCTATCGTCACTTTTTGGAACTATGGCAGACAACAGATCCAGAAGCTGAACCAGAACGTTATCAATCTTATTATCAAGCCTTCTACGCCGAAAAAATCAAGCTGCAAAAAATAGACAGACAACGGCTATTTTCGATTACAGAATTGCTTTGATCCAATAAAATTTTTTCATTGAAAGCAGCGAGAAACTCCATCCCTTCATACCGTTTTACTTTAAAGTTGATACATTTGGGCAAGCAGAGGAAGCAGGGGAGGCAGGGGGAGTAAGAAAAGTAATTTGTATCAATAATTTCGTGAAATGGTATCACAGGTGGTTAAATCAGTGAATAGTGCTGGTAACTGATAACTTCTTCCCCATGCCCCATGCCCCATGCCCACAAGGGGATAGAGTTTTTAATAACAATTCATTGCTGAAGCTGCACTTACTTTGGTTAAATCGCTAGTGAATGCGCCGATGTATTTGTAAGGTGATGAACCAGAACAAGTCATGGAATTTTTATCAGCGCGGCGGGGAGTCCACCATGAATCTGCCTTCACAGTTAGATTTATACCATTCCATGATAGTCCTGTGACAACTAAAGAGTTAGTTTTGCCATCGCTTGGTTTTCTGGCAGAGAGAAATGTGGCATAGTAAACGCTACCATTGACGGGATTAATCTTGGCGATCACTGCGACTTTAGCGCCGCCGCCACTGCCGTAACTAGATAGCCAACGTCCAGTAGCAAAGCGCCGGAAATCATTACCTGTCTGAGTACCTGTGGAGGTAAAAACTCCATACAATACGCCTTTTCCGTCCCAAAATAATCCGTAGCCTGTGCCATCATCATTCGTCGTTTCGTAATCACTGCGACACCATTTCTTGATTCCATTATCAAAACGAACAATTCGGGGGTCTTTGTTTTTAGATGATACTTGCTGATAACCAATGTAGATAGTTGTTTGTCCATTAATTACCTTGGGGCCATTTTTAGCTTTAATTGTCGCTTCATTATCATTGCAAGTAAATGTCACACTTTTACTCACAGATGAATTAATAACAGTTTGAGCCAAAACAGGAGGAGTTTTTGTGATTGCTAAATCAGTCCCTAATATGACTGCAACAGATAAAAATGTTAAATACTTCTGCAATTGGTGATGATAAATCATGGTATTTGATTGTTAAGTTTAGTGTAAATGTTCACACTAATTTAAATTAAGCTACCAAATTATACACGAGTGAATACACTTGAAAAGTTGATCTACGTTGAAACACTTATTTATAATAGCGATCGCTTGTACCATTTTCTTTTTAATACATTTACTATCAGTACATTATCTAAAAGTTTAAAATATCTAATGACTCTTCTATTTCTAAATCCAAAATTCTAGACCGTGCGTCTTTAAGTGCTTCTATATTGCCTTCTTGACGATAGATGTCTACCGCTTTTTGAAAGTCTTCAATTGCACCCTGATGATCTTTCATTTGATCGTAGATAGTACCACGATTATAATAAGCATCAGCATAATTAGGGTTAATCTTGAGTGTCTGAGTATAATCATCAATTGCTGACGGTAAATTTCCTAATTCATAATTAGCATTACCACGGTTGTAATGAACATCAGCATAGTTAGGGTTAATTTGTATTGCCTGAGTATAATCATCAATGGCTCCTGCATAATCACCTAAATCAAAACGAGCATTACCACGATTTTTATAGGCTTCTGCATTATCCGGGTTACTCTTAATTGCTTGAGTAAACCCTTGCTGGTATCTGAGAAAATAACGAGCAATTCCCTGATTTTTGTGAATGTTGGCATACTGAGGATCAATTTTAATCGCCTGAGTGTAATCTTCAATTGCTCCTTGATTATCTCCTAAAAAAGAACGAGCTTCAGCACGATTTTTGTAAGCGATCGCACCATGAGGATTAATCGCGATCGCCTGAGTGTAATCTTCAATTGCTTCTTGATAATTGCCTAATTGATAACGAGCTAAACCTCGTTTATTATAAGATTTGGCATCTTTCAGATTTAGCTTAATTGCTTGAGAATAATCTGCGATCGCTTTTTCATAATCTCCCAAATTATAGTAAGCTAAACCTCGTTTATAATAAATATCAGTATTATTAAAATTAAATTTTAATACTTGGTTATAATTAGCAATAGCAGCTTTATATTGTCCTTTCTTTAAACATTCGTCACCCAGACTTTGGTAATGGAAATCTTTATTTGTATTAATGTAAAATGTAGATTTATTTAGCTGATTTGTGCTAAGTATAGATAAAGATTGTGGCTGTAAAACATCCTGACAACTTAAAGTTTCTTGCCTAGAAGTTATAGAAGACTGGCACTGTTCCAAATAACACCATAAACCACCCCCATATAAAAGTTGATCTATACCAAATGAGATTCTTCCAGTTTTTAGTTTAATCATCCGTGTAGGTAGAAAACCAGCCAAAAAAAGGTGATATTCAGATTGTGCTTCACTCACTTCTTCTTGAATCAAAATACAAACTATAACGGCATTTTTGGCAACTTCTTCGGAACTAACTGACCACTTAACTTGATCTATACTGCCATGACGTGATTTCACTTCAATGCCTATAAACGGGTCAGCAGTTAAAGTAAAATCTATTTTGCCATCGCCACCAAATCGCTTTTCATAATCTACTTCTGTAATCAACTCGGCTAAACGTTCTTTAACAACTTCTTCACCTAATTTTCCTTTGAGATAGCTGATAAAAACATCACGAACTGGCGAAACACGCTTATACTTTTCAGCCATTAGCCAGCAAAATTGTCGCAACACTTTTAACCTCTCTCCAGAGATTATAGTTAATTCGCTATATTGACCTTCTGTTTCGCAATGAAGCAGACAACCAGTTTTTAACCTTTTAACAAAATCAGACTGTAGCGATCGCAGTAACGTAATCCAATCCATTGATATTTCTGCGAATCTTTTTGATGATGTTATTTTATTAAAATATCCAGTCGCCGTAAAGCTGGCAATTGTTTTAACGTGAGTTCGACGGTGAACGAAAGCCAGAAAGCTTGCGCCTAGAGTCTTTGAAGGAATGGGATGAAACCAATTCGCAATGACGCTTGCAGACTCGCTACCGCTGTGTTAACGCAATTAAATTAAGC contains the following coding sequences:
- a CDS encoding tetratricopeptide repeat protein, which gives rise to MDWITLLRSLQSDFVKRLKTGCLLHCETEGQYSELTIISGERLKVLRQFCWLMAEKYKRVSPVRDVFISYLKGKLGEEVVKERLAELITEVDYEKRFGGDGKIDFTLTADPFIGIEVKSRHGSIDQVKWSVSSEEVAKNAVIVCILIQEEVSEAQSEYHLFLAGFLPTRMIKLKTGRISFGIDQLLYGGGLWCYLEQCQSSITSRQETLSCQDVLQPQSLSILSTNQLNKSTFYINTNKDFHYQSLGDECLKKGQYKAAIANYNQVLKFNFNNTDIYYKRGLAYYNLGDYEKAIADYSQAIKLNLKDAKSYNKRGLARYQLGNYQEAIEDYTQAIAINPHGAIAYKNRAEARSFLGDNQGAIEDYTQAIKIDPQYANIHKNQGIARYFLRYQQGFTQAIKSNPDNAEAYKNRGNARFDLGDYAGAIDDYTQAIQINPNYADVHYNRGNANYELGNLPSAIDDYTQTLKINPNYADAYYNRGTIYDQMKDHQGAIEDFQKAVDIYRQEGNIEALKDARSRILDLEIEESLDILNF
- the dnaG gene encoding DNA primase, giving the protein MPTPRLHPDTIEEIKQRADIVDVVSEHVVLRKRGKDFVGLCPFHDEKSPSFTVSQTKQMYYCFGCQAGGNAIKFLMDLEKRQFTEVVLDLARRYQVNIQTLEPEQRQQLQRQLSLREQLYEVLASTAQFYQHALRQSAQLKAIEYLQSNRQLRKETIEQFGLGYAPAGWETLHRYLVEDKHYPVQLVEKAGLIKPRKQGGGYYDVFRDRLIIPIRDVQGRVIAFGGRTLGDDQPKYLNSPETELFSKGKTLFALDEAKAGISQLDQAVVVEGYFDAIALHAAGITNAVASLGTALSLEQVRLILRYTESKQLVLNFDADKAGNIAAERAIGEIAELAYKGEVQLKILNIPDGKDADEYLYSHTSEDYKQLLANAPLWLDWQIQQITQNRDLRQATDFQQVTQQIVKLLKNIANSDTRNYYISHCAEILSLGDSRLIPLRVENLLTQIAPTKAIYSKPVSAKKAWGGAEKPSHSTLTTDYSLLEHAEALLLRIYLHCLEQRQGIIDELEEQDLQFSLSHHRFLWQQIVEIKAEQIDLISTLQNRYLQLSEDLGVVSHLFHLNEKWKKEIMRTPQVVQAAIACMNLVMIEKRYRHFLELWQTTDPEAEPERYQSYYQAFYAEKIKLQKIDRQRLFSITELL